A single region of the Coprobacter tertius genome encodes:
- a CDS encoding SusC/RagA family TonB-linked outer membrane protein: MKNSRLLFFTLLLSLFAVFQLSAQNAETEIIGKVTDENNESLPGVSILVKGAKTGTATDIDGNFRINAPSGSVLVFSYVGMKKREVKVGDKKIINVKLVPSFVELNEVVAIGYGTMKRKDLTGSVASVNTEELAKAPVANMAEALAGRVAGVMVTQNEGDPNAGISIRVRGGISITQNNEPLYIIDGFPSEAAAFMALNPTDIESIDILKDASSTAIYGARGANGVVVVTTKNGIAGKTLVTYDAYVGFKDVSKHMDMLSTPEFVYLDYERRSASSEGAGESFRRNYGEFADIGANYAHRGVDWQREVFRTAFVQNHKLSVSGGTKDLKYSMSYSHLNDQGIMIESGVKKDNIRAKIDHRINKKARVTGNISFTSMKTEGMGTSEGGGGFGKMTHILTYQPTVGLRATDEEFKTMPDNPWLDDDGNTVQNPAASARAEHNVKELRIFNANAGLSYELVKGLTFKNTTGMLYRTQRNEIFNGSQSVSAKRTSINGSIRNAEVGNFQTANTLTYNLRKRAHKAEFMLGQEYIGTWNRYFQTTVTNFPNDDIGLNDLSLGIAGTSQSNYNDDDKILSFFGRVYYNFKEKYMVTGTLRADGSSKFGPKNHWGIFPSVSAAWRLSEEGFIKDLGAFSDLKLRVGYGTSGINRIGDYGSLSIWSAVVVPNLDGSIPGYVPSQIPNKDLKWEANKTFNVGIDLGFFEQRLTISPEFYINRSSNLLLKSKLPQSSGKEYLYRNIGSTQNMGIDLTISSVNIQTRDFMWRTTLNLSHNKNKILALSGESQYLEESGWGFNQNDYLVAVGRSIGLMYGYKTEGLYQVDDFNYVGGKYVLKEGIPYNPNNQPQPGYWKFKDNGGKVDAKGNPLITEDDKQVIGNANPKFYGGIINTFTYKGFDLSIFLNFSYGNDILNATKLYTTLIGTSNKTSIDAVNSHHRWVTVGSDGKVISDPDVLRRVNSGKTVAQFGDMQNGNKVIHSWGVEDGSFLRINNISLGYTFPKKWMRKIKVGTLRIYVTGNNLFTWTPYTGFDPEVSTRNSTGTTPGVDWGAYPRSRSFVFGLSLGL, from the coding sequence ATGAAAAACAGTAGATTATTGTTTTTTACTCTTTTGTTGTCTCTATTTGCCGTATTTCAGTTATCGGCTCAGAATGCGGAGACGGAAATAATCGGAAAAGTAACTGATGAGAATAATGAATCCCTCCCGGGAGTAAGTATTCTTGTTAAAGGTGCTAAAACCGGTACGGCTACCGATATAGATGGAAATTTCAGAATAAACGCACCCTCCGGATCGGTTCTCGTTTTTTCATATGTAGGCATGAAAAAGCGGGAAGTGAAAGTCGGGGATAAGAAAATAATCAATGTAAAACTCGTACCGTCATTTGTAGAACTTAACGAAGTAGTAGCTATCGGATATGGAACCATGAAGCGTAAGGATCTGACCGGTTCGGTGGCTTCGGTAAATACCGAGGAACTGGCCAAAGCGCCAGTCGCCAATATGGCTGAAGCGCTGGCCGGGCGTGTTGCCGGGGTAATGGTTACCCAAAATGAGGGAGATCCCAATGCCGGTATTTCGATAAGGGTACGAGGAGGAATCTCTATTACCCAAAATAACGAACCGTTGTATATCATCGACGGTTTTCCTAGCGAAGCGGCGGCTTTTATGGCGTTGAACCCTACCGATATAGAATCGATCGATATTCTCAAAGACGCCTCGTCTACTGCCATATACGGTGCGAGAGGTGCCAATGGGGTAGTGGTGGTGACTACCAAAAACGGGATAGCGGGAAAAACTCTGGTAACCTATGATGCTTATGTGGGATTTAAGGATGTATCTAAACATATGGATATGTTGAGTACCCCAGAGTTTGTTTATCTCGATTATGAAAGGAGAAGCGCTTCGAGTGAAGGAGCCGGTGAAAGTTTTAGGAGAAATTACGGAGAGTTTGCAGACATTGGGGCGAATTATGCCCACCGGGGTGTAGACTGGCAAAGAGAAGTTTTTCGTACGGCATTCGTGCAGAATCATAAATTAAGCGTATCGGGCGGGACGAAAGACTTGAAATATTCGATGTCTTATTCTCATCTGAACGATCAGGGAATTATGATCGAGAGTGGAGTGAAAAAGGACAATATTCGCGCTAAAATCGATCATCGGATCAATAAGAAAGCCCGGGTGACGGGTAATATTAGCTTCACCAGTATGAAGACCGAAGGAATGGGGACATCAGAAGGTGGAGGCGGTTTCGGTAAAATGACGCATATTCTTACCTATCAACCCACTGTGGGACTTAGAGCCACCGACGAAGAATTTAAGACAATGCCCGATAATCCGTGGCTCGACGATGACGGTAATACAGTACAAAATCCGGCAGCTTCGGCACGGGCCGAGCATAATGTAAAAGAATTGAGGATATTCAATGCAAATGCCGGTCTTTCTTATGAACTGGTTAAAGGGCTTACCTTTAAGAATACCACCGGAATGCTCTACCGCACCCAACGTAACGAGATTTTTAACGGTTCCCAATCTGTCAGCGCCAAGAGAACAAGTATTAACGGCAGTATTCGTAATGCCGAAGTCGGTAATTTTCAAACGGCGAATACTCTTACCTATAATTTGCGTAAAAGAGCTCATAAGGCCGAGTTTATGTTGGGGCAGGAATACATCGGAACCTGGAACAGATATTTTCAAACTACGGTAACGAATTTTCCGAACGATGATATCGGTTTAAATGACCTGAGCTTGGGTATAGCCGGTACATCCCAGTCGAATTACAATGACGACGATAAAATCCTTTCTTTTTTCGGGCGAGTATATTATAATTTTAAAGAAAAATATATGGTGACCGGAACTTTGCGTGCCGATGGCTCTTCAAAATTCGGCCCGAAAAATCATTGGGGTATATTTCCTTCTGTTTCGGCCGCTTGGCGTCTTTCAGAGGAAGGATTTATTAAAGATTTGGGTGCATTTTCCGATTTAAAACTACGTGTGGGATATGGTACATCCGGTATTAACCGTATCGGCGATTACGGTTCGCTGTCGATCTGGAGTGCGGTGGTCGTGCCAAATCTCGACGGAAGCATTCCCGGTTATGTCCCTTCTCAAATACCCAATAAAGATCTCAAGTGGGAAGCGAATAAAACTTTCAACGTGGGAATCGACCTCGGATTTTTCGAACAGCGTTTAACGATCTCTCCCGAATTTTATATCAATCGGTCGAGTAATTTGCTGCTTAAATCGAAATTACCGCAGTCGTCGGGTAAAGAATATCTCTACCGCAACATCGGTTCTACTCAGAATATGGGTATCGACCTGACGATTTCGAGCGTAAATATACAAACACGCGATTTTATGTGGAGGACGACATTGAACCTTTCCCATAATAAAAATAAGATTCTGGCTTTGTCGGGAGAATCGCAATACCTCGAAGAATCGGGATGGGGATTTAATCAAAACGATTATCTTGTGGCAGTAGGTCGTTCTATCGGTCTTATGTATGGTTATAAGACCGAGGGATTATATCAGGTAGATGATTTCAATTATGTAGGAGGTAAATATGTTCTGAAAGAGGGTATTCCGTATAATCCCAATAATCAACCTCAGCCGGGTTATTGGAAATTTAAAGATAACGGAGGAAAGGTTGATGCTAAAGGGAACCCTTTAATTACCGAAGACGATAAACAAGTGATCGGTAATGCTAATCCCAAGTTTTACGGAGGTATTATAAATACATTTACTTATAAGGGCTTCGACCTGAGTATCTTCTTGAATTTCAGTTATGGCAACGATATTCTTAACGCAACCAAATTATACACGACTTTGATAGGAACCAGCAATAAGACGTCTATCGACGCTGTAAACAGTCATCATCGCTGGGTGACGGTAGGTTCCGACGGTAAAGTTATCAGTGATCCCGATGTCTTGCGACGAGTAAACAGTGGAAAAACGGTGGCTCAGTTCGGTGATATGCAAAACGGAAATAAAGTCATTCATTCCTGGGGTGTAGAAGATGGTTCGTTCCTGCGTATCAACAATATTTCGCTGGGATATACTTTCCCTAAAAAATGGATGCGGAAAATAAAAGTCGGTACTTTACGCATATACGTAACCGGTAACAACCTGTTTACATGGACTCCCTATACGGGATTCGATCCGGAGGTGAGCACCCGTAATTCTACCGGAACTACACCGGGTGTCGATTGGGGTGCTTATCCGAGAAGCCGTTCGTTTGTATTCGGTTTAAGTCTGGGATTATAA